In Janibacter cremeus, a genomic segment contains:
- a CDS encoding M50 family metallopeptidase, translating into MDLLTEITGRAVPSARAPQLAAPGLLAVLALAAVAVAWWPAWRVLRLVVTLVHELGHAVVGVAVGRRFRGFVLRADMSGHAVTVGRPSGPGLVVTTWAGYPAPALLGMLLVWLAAKGWTAPVLTALLAGLLVALVFVRSALTGLVVVGSLAGVAALWWWREDGLQQHVLVGTGLVLLAGAWRHLASVLRRVGPSSDPGALARLTGIPVLVWQVGFVAVLALASWIVGSEVLTVLSR; encoded by the coding sequence GTGGACCTGCTCACCGAGATCACCGGCCGGGCGGTGCCGTCGGCCCGTGCCCCGCAACTGGCCGCACCGGGCCTGCTCGCGGTACTGGCGCTCGCCGCGGTTGCCGTGGCGTGGTGGCCCGCCTGGCGGGTGCTGCGCCTGGTCGTCACGCTCGTGCACGAGCTCGGCCATGCCGTGGTCGGGGTGGCCGTCGGGCGCAGGTTCCGCGGCTTCGTGCTGCGCGCGGACATGTCCGGCCACGCCGTCACCGTGGGCCGACCCAGCGGACCCGGTCTCGTCGTGACGACGTGGGCGGGCTACCCCGCCCCGGCGCTCCTGGGGATGCTGCTGGTGTGGTTGGCGGCGAAGGGGTGGACCGCCCCGGTCCTCACGGCGCTCCTGGCGGGGCTGCTGGTGGCACTGGTCTTCGTTCGGTCCGCACTGACCGGACTCGTCGTCGTCGGCTCCCTGGCCGGGGTCGCCGCCCTGTGGTGGTGGCGCGAGGACGGCCTGCAGCAGCACGTGCTCGTCGGTACCGGACTGGTGCTGCTCGCCGGCGCCTGGCGCCATCTCGCGAGCGTCCTGCGTCGGGTCGGACCGTCCAGCGACCCCGGCGCGCTGGCGCGGTTGACCGGGATCCCGGTGCTGGTGTGGCAGGTCGGGTTCGTGGCCGTCCTCGCCCTGGCATCGTGGATCGTCGGCAGTGAAGTCCTCACGGTGCTGTCCCGCTAG
- a CDS encoding HAD family hydrolase, which translates to MSVGEVRHPLAAHERPAAGPVRAVIFDWGGTLTPWHTIDLGQQWRVFAREVHGIPIDSDEVPQEDLERAQELGERLHAAERAAWQRAREDHRSAHLDDILAEAGVDHREDRHHVALAAYRRFWEPHTHTDAQVRPLLQGLRARGLRTGVLSNTIWSGEYHREIFARDGVLDLIDADVYSSELHVMKPHAEAFEAVCAALDVEPVNAVYVGDRLFEDVLGSQEVGMRAIWVPHSDIPADQQVTIDATPDGVAETLLDVLDLIDPWLADGE; encoded by the coding sequence ATGAGCGTCGGCGAAGTACGCCACCCGCTGGCCGCCCACGAGCGCCCGGCCGCCGGGCCCGTGCGCGCGGTGATCTTCGACTGGGGCGGCACCCTCACGCCCTGGCACACGATCGACCTGGGCCAGCAGTGGCGCGTCTTCGCCCGGGAGGTCCACGGGATCCCGATCGACTCCGACGAGGTCCCCCAGGAGGACCTCGAGCGGGCGCAGGAGCTCGGCGAGCGGTTGCACGCCGCCGAACGTGCGGCCTGGCAGCGGGCGCGGGAGGACCATCGCAGTGCCCACCTCGACGACATCCTCGCCGAGGCCGGCGTCGACCACCGCGAGGACCGACACCACGTCGCGCTTGCGGCGTACCGCCGCTTCTGGGAGCCGCACACCCACACCGACGCGCAGGTGCGTCCGCTCCTGCAGGGCCTGCGTGCCAGGGGCCTGAGGACCGGCGTGCTGTCCAACACCATCTGGAGCGGCGAGTACCACCGCGAGATCTTCGCCCGCGACGGAGTGCTCGACCTCATCGACGCCGACGTCTACTCCTCGGAGCTGCACGTCATGAAGCCGCACGCCGAGGCCTTCGAGGCGGTGTGTGCCGCCCTCGACGTGGAGCCGGTCAACGCGGTCTACGTGGGCGACCGGCTCTTCGAGGACGTGCTCGGCTCCCAGGAGGTCGGCATGCGCGCCATCTGGGTGCCGCACAGTGACATCCCTGCCGACCAGCAGGTCACGATCGACGCGACACCGGACGGCGTGGCGGAGACCCTGCTCGACGTGCTCGACCTCATCGACCCGTGGCTGGCCGACGGCGAGTGA
- a CDS encoding proline--tRNA ligase: protein MVTRMSSLFLRTLREDPADAELPGHKLLVRAGYVRRAAPGIYTWLPLGLRVLRKVETIVREEMEAIGGQELAFPALLPKEPYEATNRWTDYGDNLFRIVDRKDAQMLLGPTHEEMFCLAVKDMYTSYKDLPLTIFQMQNKYRDEARPRAGVLRGREFIMKDSYSFDIDQAGLQKAYDAHRDAYIKIFDRFGFEYVIVQADSGAMGGSASEEFLAVSPNGEDTFVRDESGYAANIEAVEIPVAAPVEAGVGPAHVEDTPDTPTIETLVAQLNANHPRADGRGWTAADTLKNVLVMLVHPADEEHPQGWREPLAIGVPGDREVDAKRLEAQVAPAEVEAFEEKDFASHPELAKGYIGPGVLGRGSDLIQNLEERDEDGAPEGEKYPEDQIRFLLDPSIPEGSAWVTGADEPGKHVIDLVHGRDFTADGRIQAAEIREGDPSPSGTGTLTLARGVEMGHIFQLGTKYAEALGLKVLDENGKLVTVTMGSYGVGVTRAVGVIAEDNHDEVGLVWPRQVAPFDVHVVVAGKGEELFVAADDLAAQLEAKGVEVILDDRAGKVSPGVKFKDAELIGVPTILVVGKGLADGVVEIKDRRTGERREVPVGDAVAAVRAEIGATA from the coding sequence GTGGTCACGCGCATGTCGTCCCTCTTCCTCCGCACCCTTCGGGAGGACCCGGCCGACGCGGAGCTGCCGGGACACAAGCTGCTCGTGCGCGCCGGCTACGTGCGCCGCGCCGCGCCCGGTATCTACACCTGGCTCCCGCTGGGGCTGCGGGTCCTGCGCAAGGTCGAGACGATCGTGCGCGAGGAGATGGAGGCGATCGGCGGCCAGGAGCTGGCGTTCCCCGCCCTGCTGCCCAAGGAGCCCTACGAGGCCACCAACCGGTGGACCGATTACGGCGACAACCTCTTCCGCATCGTCGACCGCAAGGACGCGCAGATGCTGCTCGGCCCCACCCACGAGGAGATGTTCTGCCTCGCGGTCAAGGACATGTACACCTCGTACAAGGACCTGCCGCTGACGATCTTCCAGATGCAGAACAAGTACCGCGACGAGGCCCGGCCCCGCGCCGGCGTGCTGCGCGGACGCGAGTTCATCATGAAGGACTCCTACTCCTTCGACATCGACCAGGCCGGTCTGCAGAAGGCCTACGACGCGCACCGCGACGCCTACATCAAGATCTTCGACCGCTTCGGCTTCGAGTACGTCATCGTCCAGGCCGACTCGGGGGCGATGGGCGGCAGCGCGAGTGAGGAGTTCCTCGCGGTCAGCCCCAACGGCGAGGACACCTTCGTCCGGGACGAGAGCGGGTACGCGGCCAACATCGAGGCCGTGGAGATCCCCGTTGCCGCCCCCGTCGAGGCGGGCGTCGGTCCGGCGCACGTCGAGGACACCCCCGACACCCCGACCATCGAGACACTCGTCGCGCAGCTGAACGCCAACCACCCGCGTGCCGACGGTCGCGGGTGGACCGCCGCGGACACGCTGAAGAACGTCCTGGTCATGCTCGTGCACCCCGCCGACGAGGAGCACCCGCAGGGATGGCGCGAGCCGCTGGCCATCGGCGTGCCCGGCGACCGGGAGGTCGATGCCAAGCGCCTCGAGGCGCAGGTCGCACCCGCGGAGGTCGAGGCCTTCGAGGAGAAGGACTTCGCCTCCCACCCCGAGCTGGCGAAGGGTTACATCGGTCCCGGCGTGCTGGGTCGCGGGAGCGATCTGATCCAAAACCTGGAAGAGCGCGACGAGGACGGTGCACCGGAAGGTGAGAAGTACCCGGAGGACCAGATCCGCTTCCTGCTCGACCCCAGCATCCCGGAGGGCAGCGCCTGGGTCACCGGCGCCGACGAGCCCGGCAAGCACGTCATCGACCTCGTCCACGGGCGCGACTTCACCGCCGACGGGCGCATCCAGGCCGCCGAGATCCGCGAGGGGGACCCCAGCCCCAGCGGCACCGGCACGCTCACCCTCGCGCGCGGTGTCGAGATGGGCCACATCTTCCAGCTCGGGACGAAGTACGCCGAGGCGCTGGGGCTGAAGGTCCTCGACGAGAACGGCAAGCTCGTCACCGTGACCATGGGGTCCTACGGGGTCGGCGTCACCCGTGCCGTCGGTGTCATCGCCGAGGACAACCACGACGAGGTCGGCCTGGTGTGGCCTCGGCAGGTCGCGCCCTTCGACGTGCACGTCGTCGTCGCCGGCAAGGGCGAGGAGCTCTTCGTCGCTGCCGATGACCTGGCTGCCCAGCTGGAGGCGAAGGGGGTCGAGGTGATCCTCGACGACCGTGCCGGCAAGGTCAGCCCGGGAGTGAAGTTCAAGGACGCCGAGCTCATCGGTGTCCCGACGATCCTCGTCGTCGGCAAGGGGCTGGCCGACGGCGTCGTCGAGATCAAGGACCGCCGCACCGGTGAGCGCCGTGAGGTCCCGGTCGGCGACGCGGTCGCCGCCGTCCGCGCCGAGATCGGGGCCACCGCATGA
- a CDS encoding LysR substrate-binding domain-containing protein, which yields MDIRHLELLRDLRERGSLVAVAAATHRTPSALSQQLRTAQRAAGTRLVEPDGRGLRLTDAGELLADGADEVAEALARVRARLDAHRGQPVGTVRVAGLPSAMTALLPGALAALADSAVTIEVTDMDLAEHDYAAAVADADIVIAHSLTSEVPAGAQGLRRTVLLREPLDVALPQDHPLTAREALRPGDVVDEMWIGVPEHFPFDTVLQRLGEATGTTIAPRLRIRDNQLIAALVAAGEGVALLPRFTTQPGDGISLRPLTSVVSARWIVGLSRPDRAERAAVRLVTRRLVEAGDALVG from the coding sequence GTGGACATCCGGCACCTGGAACTGCTGCGGGACCTGCGTGAGCGAGGCAGCCTCGTGGCCGTCGCAGCGGCCACGCACCGCACCCCCTCGGCGTTGTCGCAGCAGCTGCGCACGGCACAACGTGCCGCCGGGACCCGACTCGTCGAGCCGGATGGCCGAGGGCTGCGACTGACCGATGCGGGAGAGCTGCTCGCGGACGGCGCCGATGAGGTCGCCGAGGCCCTCGCCCGGGTCCGGGCCCGACTCGACGCGCATCGCGGCCAGCCGGTCGGGACGGTGCGTGTCGCCGGGCTCCCGAGCGCGATGACCGCCCTGCTGCCGGGGGCCCTGGCCGCCCTGGCCGACTCCGCGGTGACCATCGAGGTCACCGACATGGACCTCGCCGAGCACGACTACGCCGCTGCGGTCGCCGATGCCGACATCGTCATCGCGCACAGCCTGACCAGCGAAGTGCCGGCAGGCGCGCAGGGCCTGCGACGCACGGTGCTCCTGCGTGAGCCGCTCGACGTCGCGCTGCCGCAGGACCATCCACTGACCGCCCGCGAGGCGCTCCGCCCCGGGGACGTCGTCGACGAGATGTGGATCGGCGTCCCGGAGCACTTCCCCTTCGACACCGTCCTCCAGCGCCTCGGGGAGGCCACCGGGACCACGATCGCGCCGCGGTTGCGGATTCGCGACAACCAGCTGATCGCTGCGCTCGTGGCGGCCGGCGAGGGGGTGGCCCTGCTGCCCCGGTTCACCACGCAACCCGGTGACGGGATCTCCCTTCGCCCCCTGACCTCAGTGGTCTCCGCGCGCTGGATCGTCGGTCTGTCCCGGCCCGACCGTGCCGAGCGCGCCGCGGTCCGGCTGGTGACGCGACGGCTCGTGGAGGCGGGGGACGCGCTCGTCGGCTGA
- a CDS encoding EamA family transporter — MPLRHRLLAVLVAVLWGANFIAIHASLEVFPPFLCAALRFLLLAIPTVLFVPRPRVPARWLIGYGLGFGVLQFAFLYLGMSLGMPAGLASLVLQSSAPFTVVLGAVLLGEHVTGRAAAGLALAAFGMAVVGSQRLSGEAGILPFLLTLLAGLGWAFGNLAARQAAPPKPLHLAL, encoded by the coding sequence GTGCCCCTTCGTCACCGTTTGCTCGCCGTCCTCGTCGCCGTCCTGTGGGGCGCGAACTTCATCGCCATCCACGCCTCGCTCGAGGTTTTCCCGCCCTTCCTGTGCGCCGCCCTGAGATTCCTCCTCCTGGCGATCCCGACGGTGCTGTTCGTCCCGCGCCCCCGGGTGCCCGCGCGCTGGCTCATCGGCTACGGCCTCGGCTTCGGCGTGCTGCAGTTCGCCTTCCTCTACCTGGGGATGAGCCTGGGCATGCCTGCCGGTCTGGCATCCCTCGTCCTGCAGAGCTCGGCCCCCTTCACCGTCGTCCTCGGGGCGGTCCTCCTCGGCGAGCACGTCACGGGGCGGGCCGCCGCGGGGCTCGCCCTCGCCGCCTTCGGCATGGCGGTCGTCGGCTCCCAGCGACTGTCCGGTGAGGCGGGCATTCTTCCCTTCCTCCTCACCCTGCTCGCCGGCCTCGGCTGGGCCTTCGGCAACCTCGCCGCCCGGCAGGCCGCTCCCCCGAAGCCGCTGCACCTGGCGCTGTGA
- a CDS encoding EamA family transporter: MTVVPPLPLLAISAVVEGPGSMWRSLTGSFSTGPQELLAWGGLAYTALVATVVGSGLWTWLMSRHNAGSVAPFSLLVPITGLTLAWALLGETPSPVELVGGVLVIIGVWATTRRRATLPPSSPTGAPRVAVPTGGAASAR, from the coding sequence ATGACCGTCGTGCCGCCCCTGCCGCTGCTCGCGATCTCCGCCGTGGTCGAGGGACCGGGGAGCATGTGGCGTTCCCTCACCGGGTCCTTCTCCACCGGTCCGCAGGAGCTGCTCGCGTGGGGCGGCCTGGCCTACACGGCTCTCGTGGCGACCGTCGTGGGGTCGGGCCTGTGGACGTGGCTGATGTCGCGGCACAACGCGGGCTCGGTGGCCCCCTTCTCCCTGCTCGTGCCGATCACGGGCCTGACCCTGGCGTGGGCGCTGCTCGGGGAGACGCCGTCCCCGGTGGAGCTGGTGGGCGGGGTCCTGGTCATCATCGGCGTGTGGGCCACGACCCGCCGACGCGCGACCCTGCCCCCTTCGTCCCCGACGGGTGCGCCCCGCGTCGCCGTCCCCACGGGTGGGGCCGCCTCGGCCCGGTAG
- a CDS encoding SIR2 family NAD-dependent protein deacylase produces the protein MSTHETTLDLPPEVVAAIRGARRVMVLTGAGMSAESGVPTFRDAQTGLWEEFDPSQLATAEAWQEDPRFVWGWYAWRMHLVRGVEPNAGHRALAELARLREVMISTQNVDDLHERAGSSVAAHVHGSLFALRCTDCDSPYEGEVDLPAEPEERLVPPQCPECGAHVRPGVVWFGEMLPEADVEATEAAIDTLQPGDVTLVIGTSGLVFPAAGYPAMARAEGATVIEINPTETEVSDMCHHVVRGTAAEVLPALVAAVGE, from the coding sequence ATGAGCACCCACGAGACGACCCTTGACCTCCCCCCGGAGGTCGTCGCCGCGATCCGCGGTGCCCGCCGGGTCATGGTCCTGACCGGTGCCGGCATGAGCGCCGAGTCCGGCGTGCCGACCTTCCGTGACGCGCAGACCGGGCTGTGGGAGGAGTTCGATCCCTCGCAGCTGGCCACCGCCGAGGCGTGGCAGGAGGATCCCCGCTTCGTCTGGGGGTGGTACGCGTGGCGGATGCACCTGGTGCGCGGGGTCGAGCCCAATGCCGGTCACCGGGCACTCGCCGAGCTCGCGCGGCTGCGGGAGGTGATGATCTCCACGCAGAACGTCGACGACCTCCACGAGCGCGCCGGCTCGAGCGTGGCCGCCCACGTCCACGGGTCCCTGTTCGCGCTGCGGTGCACCGACTGCGACTCCCCGTACGAGGGGGAGGTCGACCTCCCGGCCGAGCCGGAGGAGCGCCTCGTCCCGCCGCAGTGCCCCGAGTGCGGGGCGCACGTACGCCCCGGCGTCGTGTGGTTCGGCGAGATGCTGCCCGAGGCGGACGTCGAGGCGACCGAGGCCGCGATCGACACGCTTCAGCCCGGTGACGTCACGCTGGTCATCGGCACCTCCGGGCTCGTCTTCCCGGCGGCCGGCTACCCGGCGATGGCCCGCGCGGAGGGGGCGACGGTCATCGAGATCAACCCGACCGAGACCGAGGTCTCCGACATGTGCCACCACGTCGTGCGGGGCACCGCCGCCGAGGTGCTGCCGGCCCTCGTCGCTGCGGTGGGGGAGTGA